A section of the Mycolicibacterium anyangense genome encodes:
- a CDS encoding DUF2530 domain-containing protein, translating to MPSDPSDPSPAPVAEPEPPALPPGLLDPWPVIVTGAVLWALAAIAAFAVPALESWRPIAVAGLGVGVVGTSIFLWQRTAARRGARGAQTGL from the coding sequence ATGCCTTCCGATCCGTCCGACCCGAGCCCCGCGCCGGTGGCCGAACCAGAGCCGCCGGCGCTGCCGCCGGGTCTGCTCGACCCGTGGCCGGTGATCGTCACCGGGGCGGTGCTGTGGGCGCTGGCGGCCATTGCCGCATTCGCGGTACCGGCGCTGGAGTCGTGGCGTCCGATCGCAGTGGCAGGCCTGGGTGTCGGCGTCGTCGGCACCTCGATTTTCCTGTGGCAGCGCACCGCTGCCAGGCGTGGTGCGCGAGGTGCGCAGACCGGTCTCTGA
- a CDS encoding SRPBCC family protein, translated as MAAPLLQAEIEINAPVSKVWNLIADLGNMPKWSPQCRVMRSLGPLRPGTRTLNLNRRNKLFWPTTSTITEVIPERKLAFRVNANNTVWTYELEPTATGTRVVETRHAENGVKAISTMTVNAVLGGVPSFEKELVAGMNTSLARIKAAAEN; from the coding sequence ATGGCAGCACCGCTATTGCAGGCAGAGATCGAGATCAACGCTCCGGTGAGCAAGGTCTGGAACCTCATCGCGGACTTGGGCAACATGCCGAAGTGGAGCCCGCAGTGCCGGGTGATGAGATCACTGGGTCCGCTGCGCCCGGGCACGCGCACCCTGAACCTGAACCGGCGCAACAAGCTTTTCTGGCCGACCACGTCGACCATCACCGAGGTGATCCCGGAGCGCAAACTGGCGTTCCGCGTCAACGCCAACAACACCGTCTGGACCTATGAGCTCGAGCCGACCGCCACCGGCACCCGCGTCGTGGAGACCCGGCATGCCGAGAACGGCGTCAAGGCGATCTCGACGATGACGGTCAATGCCGTGCTGGGCGGTGTGCCGAGTTTCGAGAAGGAACTCGTCGCCGGGATGAACACCTCGCTGGCGCGCATCAAGGCCGCCGCCGAAAACTAG
- a CDS encoding DUF3027 domain-containing protein, which yields MAARGSREARLVTMDSQIDAAESAAPVQPAEPTAAVAAVLDGAVDLARRAIVEFSGETVGEYLGVAYEDETAATHRFLANMPGYQGWQWAVVVAAYPGADHATVSEVVLVPGPTALLPPPWVPWENRVQPGDLSPGDLLAPPVNDLRLAPGFTATGDPLVDDTALEIGFGRRQVLSAFGRDLAAQRWHDGDHGPGAPMARSTKRVCRDCGFMVRLDGALGVMFGVCCNELAADGRVVDFEYGCGAHSDTPQPPGTGSPMFDPFDDGVLDVVEIAAAEPVLHAPDQEPAVEQTPPALVEAEQLELHVIEPEVIAEAAIADPDAEPDAEPEPGQADPAD from the coding sequence GTGGCTGCCCGCGGGAGTCGTGAGGCAAGATTGGTGACGATGGACAGCCAGATCGACGCCGCCGAATCCGCGGCTCCGGTGCAGCCGGCCGAGCCCACGGCGGCCGTTGCCGCGGTACTCGACGGCGCGGTGGACCTGGCTCGTCGCGCGATCGTGGAGTTCAGCGGGGAGACGGTCGGGGAGTATCTGGGCGTCGCCTACGAGGACGAAACGGCCGCTACCCACCGCTTCTTGGCGAACATGCCGGGATATCAGGGCTGGCAGTGGGCGGTGGTGGTGGCGGCCTACCCCGGCGCCGATCACGCCACCGTCAGCGAAGTCGTCCTGGTTCCCGGTCCGACCGCATTGCTCCCGCCGCCCTGGGTGCCGTGGGAGAACCGGGTCCAGCCGGGCGACCTGAGCCCGGGTGATCTACTGGCGCCGCCGGTCAATGACCTGCGACTGGCGCCGGGCTTCACCGCCACCGGGGATCCGCTCGTCGACGACACCGCCCTGGAGATCGGCTTCGGCCGTCGCCAGGTCCTCAGTGCCTTCGGTCGGGACCTGGCCGCCCAGCGCTGGCATGACGGTGACCACGGCCCCGGCGCACCGATGGCGCGATCCACCAAGCGGGTGTGCCGCGACTGCGGTTTCATGGTCCGCCTCGACGGCGCGCTCGGGGTGATGTTCGGGGTCTGCTGCAACGAGCTGGCCGCCGACGGTCGCGTCGTGGACTTCGAGTACGGCTGCGGTGCGCACTCCGATACCCCGCAGCCGCCCGGCACCGGATCACCGATGTTCGATCCCTTCGACGACGGGGTGCTCGACGTCGTGGAGATCGCGGCTGCCGAGCCGGTTCTTCACGCTCCTGACCAGGAGCCTGCGGTCGAGCAGACGCCCCCGGCCCTGGTCGAAGCCGAACAGCTCGAACTTCACGTCATCGAGCCGGAGGTCATCGCCGAGGCCGCCATCGCGGATCCCGACGCGGAACCCGATGCCGAGCCGGAGCCCGGACAGGCCGACCCGGCCGACTAG
- a CDS encoding MFS transporter: MANYPSDDHATSGSGYGSGYDSASGRRSNPTPSANRYLPPLGSERGHQSDPDGPPRRGVGDRAGERVTVTRAAAMRSREMGERMYSMVHRAATADGADKSGLTALTWPVMANFAVDSAMAVALANTLFFAAASGESKSKVALYLLITIAPFAVIAPLIGPALDRVQHGRRAALAMSFMLRMVLAIVLIMNYDGATGSYPSWVLYPCALGMMVLSKSFSVLRSAVTPRVMPPTIDLVRVNSRLTVFGLIGGTIVGGGIAAGIEYLFTTLFALPGALFVVVFLALAGASLSMRIPRWVEVTEGEVPTTLTYHGPSGPMGGWASDAVTEPISSPRQPLGRNIITSLWGNCTIKAMVGFLFLYPAFVAKAHQASGWVQLGMLGMIGAAAGIGNFAGNFTAARLRLGRPAVLVVRATIAVTVMALAAAVTGNLFVAAAATLVTSGSTAIAKASLDASLQDDLPEESRASAFGRSESVLQLAWVLGGALGVLVYTELWVGFTAISALLILGLAQTIVSSRGASLIPGFGGNRPVVAEQEGKSTVTNR; encoded by the coding sequence ATGGCCAACTACCCCAGCGACGACCATGCCACCTCCGGCTCAGGTTACGGCTCGGGCTATGACTCGGCCTCGGGGCGACGGTCGAATCCGACGCCCAGCGCGAACCGCTACCTGCCTCCGCTGGGCTCCGAGCGCGGCCACCAGTCCGATCCGGACGGGCCGCCGCGGCGCGGCGTGGGCGACCGCGCGGGCGAGCGCGTCACCGTCACCCGCGCCGCCGCGATGCGCAGCCGGGAAATGGGCGAGCGGATGTACTCGATGGTGCATCGGGCGGCCACCGCCGACGGCGCCGACAAGTCCGGCCTGACCGCACTGACCTGGCCGGTGATGGCCAACTTCGCCGTCGACTCGGCGATGGCGGTGGCACTGGCCAATACGTTGTTCTTCGCCGCCGCCTCCGGCGAGAGCAAGAGCAAGGTGGCCCTGTACCTGCTCATCACGATTGCGCCGTTCGCCGTCATCGCGCCCCTGATCGGGCCGGCCCTGGACCGGGTCCAGCACGGCCGCCGGGCGGCCCTGGCCATGTCCTTCATGCTGCGCATGGTGCTGGCGATCGTGCTGATCATGAACTACGACGGCGCCACGGGCAGCTACCCCTCGTGGGTCCTCTACCCCTGCGCGCTGGGAATGATGGTGCTGTCCAAGTCCTTCAGCGTGCTGCGCAGCGCGGTGACCCCGCGCGTGATGCCGCCGACGATCGACCTGGTGCGGGTCAATTCCCGGCTGACCGTGTTCGGCTTGATCGGGGGAACCATCGTCGGCGGTGGTATCGCCGCGGGTATCGAATACCTCTTCACGACCCTGTTCGCTCTGCCCGGCGCCCTGTTCGTGGTCGTCTTCCTGGCCCTGGCCGGAGCCTCCCTGTCGATGCGCATACCGCGCTGGGTCGAGGTCACCGAGGGTGAGGTTCCCACCACCCTGACGTATCACGGACCCAGCGGACCGATGGGCGGCTGGGCCTCCGATGCGGTGACCGAGCCGATCAGCTCCCCCCGGCAACCCTTGGGCCGCAACATCATCACCTCACTGTGGGGCAACTGCACCATCAAGGCCATGGTCGGGTTCCTGTTCCTGTACCCGGCATTCGTGGCCAAGGCCCACCAGGCCAGTGGCTGGGTGCAATTGGGGATGCTCGGCATGATCGGCGCCGCGGCCGGCATCGGGAACTTCGCCGGCAACTTCACCGCGGCGCGGTTGCGGCTGGGGCGGCCCGCGGTCCTGGTGGTGCGTGCCACGATTGCCGTCACCGTCATGGCCCTGGCCGCCGCGGTCACCGGCAATCTGTTCGTCGCCGCCGCCGCAACCTTGGTCACCTCCGGATCCACGGCCATCGCCAAGGCCTCGCTGGATGCCTCGCTGCAGGACGACCTGCCCGAGGAGTCCCGTGCGTCGGCGTTCGGCCGCTCGGAGTCGGTGCTCCAATTGGCATGGGTGCTCGGCGGTGCGCTCGGAGTTCTGGTCTACACCGAACTATGGGTAGGGTTCACGGCGATCAGTGCACTGCTGATCCTCGGGCTGGCGCAGACCATCGTCTCGAGCCGCGGGGCGTCGCTGATCCCGGGCTTCGGCGGGAACCGGCCGGTGGTGGCTGAGCAGGAGGGAAAGTCGACGGTGACCAACCGGTGA
- a CDS encoding DUF2771 domain-containing protein — MSRWLRWVLVVVVILASAGAGVGVWLANRGNNDDRMPQISAYSHGQSVRVGPYVYCNVVNLNDCRNPKTQGDLPVSERYPIQLSVPTTIGRAPWRLLKVYEDENNSTTSVFRPNSTLAVTIPTVDPQRGKLTGIVVQLLTLVTDPQGQLRDVPHAEWSVRLVWN; from the coding sequence GTGAGCCGTTGGCTTCGTTGGGTTCTCGTCGTCGTGGTGATACTCGCCTCGGCAGGTGCAGGCGTCGGCGTCTGGCTTGCGAACCGCGGCAACAACGACGACCGGATGCCCCAGATCAGCGCCTACTCGCACGGGCAATCGGTCCGGGTGGGTCCGTACGTGTACTGCAATGTGGTCAATCTCAACGACTGCCGCAACCCGAAGACCCAGGGCGACCTGCCGGTCAGCGAGCGCTATCCGATCCAGTTGTCGGTGCCGACCACGATCGGGCGGGCACCGTGGCGGCTGCTGAAGGTCTACGAGGACGAGAACAACTCGACCACGTCGGTGTTTCGCCCCAATTCGACCTTGGCCGTGACCATTCCGACAGTCGACCCGCAGCGCGGCAAGCTCACCGGCATCGTCGTGCAGCTACTGACCTTGGTGACCGATCCGCAAGGCCAGTTGCGCGACGTCCCGCATGCCGAATGGTCGGTGCGGCTGGTCTGGAATTAG
- a CDS encoding glutathione S-transferase family protein: protein MGAYVAGDGEFKRDTNYITTRITADGADGYPVEPGRYRLIVARACPWANRAIIVRRLLGLEDVLSIGFCGPTHDERSWTFDLDPGGVDPVLKIPRLQDAYFARDPNYPKGITVPAIVEVATGKVVTNDFAQMTLDLSTEWSAFHRDGAPQLYPEALRAEIDEVAYRIYTEVNNGVYRCGFAGSQDAYERAYDRLFTALDWLTERLSAQRYLVGDTITEADVRLFTTLARFDPVYHGHFKCNRAKLAEMPVLWAYARDLFSTPGFGDTVDFVQIKQHYYIVHKDINPTGVVPKGPDLSSWFAPHGREALGGRPFGDGTAPGPTPDSERVPDGHGVPSGPW from the coding sequence GTGGGTGCCTACGTGGCCGGCGACGGCGAGTTCAAGCGCGATACCAACTACATCACCACGCGGATCACCGCCGACGGTGCCGACGGCTATCCCGTCGAGCCCGGCCGCTACCGATTGATCGTGGCGAGGGCATGCCCGTGGGCCAATCGTGCGATCATCGTGCGCCGCCTGCTCGGCCTCGAGGATGTGCTCTCGATTGGGTTCTGCGGGCCGACGCATGACGAGCGAAGTTGGACCTTCGATCTGGATCCGGGCGGGGTGGATCCGGTGCTGAAGATTCCCCGGCTGCAGGATGCGTACTTCGCGCGTGATCCGAACTATCCGAAGGGCATCACGGTGCCCGCGATCGTCGAGGTGGCCACCGGCAAGGTCGTCACCAACGATTTCGCCCAGATGACTCTCGACTTGTCCACCGAGTGGAGTGCCTTTCATCGCGACGGCGCACCGCAGCTCTACCCGGAGGCGCTGCGCGCCGAGATCGACGAGGTGGCATACCGCATCTACACCGAAGTGAACAACGGGGTGTACCGGTGCGGGTTCGCCGGTTCGCAGGACGCCTACGAACGCGCTTACGACCGGTTGTTCACCGCACTCGACTGGCTCACCGAACGGCTATCTGCACAGCGATACCTGGTGGGCGACACCATCACCGAGGCCGACGTGCGACTGTTCACCACCTTGGCCCGATTCGATCCGGTGTACCACGGCCACTTCAAGTGCAACCGCGCCAAGCTCGCCGAGATGCCGGTCCTGTGGGCCTACGCGCGGGACCTGTTCTCGACCCCGGGGTTCGGCGACACCGTCGATTTCGTCCAGATCAAGCAGCACTACTACATCGTGCACAAAGACATCAATCCCACCGGCGTCGTGCCGAAGGGGCCCGACCTGAGTTCGTGGTTCGCGCCGCATGGCCGAGAAGCTTTGGGCGGCAGGCCTTTCGGTGACGGTACTGCGCCCGGCCCGACACCCGACAGTGAGCGGGTACCCGACGGTCACGGTGTGCCGTCCGGGCCGTGGTAA
- a CDS encoding cold-shock protein, whose amino-acid sequence MPTGKVKWYDAEKGFGFLSQEEGEDVYVRASALPEGVEGLKAGQKVEFGVASGRRGPQALSVKLIDPPPSITRTRREAAPVERKHSPDELHGMVEDMITLLEGAVQPELRKGRYPDRKVARRVSEVVKAVARELDA is encoded by the coding sequence GTGCCGACCGGCAAGGTGAAGTGGTACGACGCCGAGAAGGGCTTCGGCTTCCTGTCCCAGGAGGAAGGCGAGGACGTCTACGTGCGTGCCTCGGCGCTGCCGGAGGGCGTGGAGGGTCTCAAGGCGGGTCAGAAGGTGGAGTTCGGGGTGGCTTCCGGCCGGCGCGGCCCACAGGCATTGAGCGTCAAGCTGATCGACCCGCCGCCGAGCATCACCCGCACCCGCCGCGAGGCCGCGCCGGTCGAGCGCAAGCACTCGCCCGACGAGTTGCACGGAATGGTCGAGGACATGATCACCCTGCTCGAGGGTGCCGTACAGCCGGAACTGCGTAAGGGCCGCTACCCCGACCGTAAGGTGGCCCGCCGGGTCTCCGAGGTGGTCAAGGCCGTCGCCCGCGAACTCGACGCCTGA
- a CDS encoding YccF domain-containing protein, which produces MRLVLNVIWLLFGGLWLALGYALAAVVCFLLIITIPFGFASLRIASYALWPFGRTIVEKPGPRPGALIGNVIWILLFGLWLAIGHIVSAVAMAITIVGIPLALANLKLVPVSLVPLGKEIVPVDSVQAAV; this is translated from the coding sequence ATGCGCCTGGTCCTGAACGTCATCTGGCTGCTGTTCGGCGGGTTGTGGCTGGCGCTCGGGTACGCGCTCGCGGCGGTGGTCTGCTTCCTCCTCATCATCACCATCCCGTTCGGGTTCGCCTCGCTGCGCATCGCCTCCTATGCGCTGTGGCCGTTCGGCCGCACCATCGTGGAGAAGCCGGGCCCGCGGCCGGGCGCCCTGATCGGCAATGTCATCTGGATCCTGCTGTTCGGTCTGTGGCTGGCCATCGGCCACATCGTCAGCGCCGTGGCCATGGCCATCACCATCGTCGGAATCCCGCTGGCGTTGGCCAACCTCAAACTCGTCCCGGTCTCGCTGGTTCCCCTCGGCAAGGAGATCGTGCCGGTCGACAGCGTCCAGGCAGCCGTATGA
- the moaA gene encoding GTP 3',8-cyclase MoaA, with protein sequence MTDTMLGLPSIRRTATGSAEGMPTRGPLIDTFGRAATDLRVSLTDRCNLRCTYCMPAEGLDWLPADDLLTRDELARLLALAVTRLGITNIRFTGGEPLLYKGLEEIVAATAALRPRPEIALTTNGIGLARRAEGLAAAGLDRVNVSLDTVDAQRFSAITRRDRLDDVLAGLAAAAAAGLRPVKVNAVLDPQSGLADAVELLTYCLRFGYQLRIIEQMPLDAGHSWQRDATLSADQIYAALAARFTLTLDPAPRGSAPAQLWRVGGGEATVGIIASVSHAFCSACDRTRLTADGQVRSCLFATEETDLRALLRGGADDDALESAWRAAMWRKAAGHGINDPGFVQPQRPMSAIGG encoded by the coding sequence ATGACGGACACCATGCTCGGCCTGCCGTCGATCCGTCGCACCGCCACCGGATCTGCCGAGGGCATGCCCACCCGCGGCCCGCTGATCGATACGTTCGGCCGGGCGGCGACCGATCTGCGAGTGTCGCTGACCGACCGGTGCAACCTGCGCTGTACCTATTGCATGCCCGCCGAAGGCCTGGACTGGCTGCCGGCCGACGACCTGCTGACCCGCGACGAACTGGCCCGGCTGCTGGCCCTGGCGGTGACCCGGCTCGGCATCACCAACATCCGCTTCACCGGCGGTGAGCCGCTGCTCTACAAGGGCCTCGAAGAGATCGTCGCCGCCACGGCTGCGCTGCGGCCCCGGCCGGAGATCGCGCTGACCACCAACGGCATCGGGCTGGCGCGCCGCGCCGAGGGGCTGGCAGCCGCCGGCCTGGACCGGGTCAACGTCTCGCTGGACACCGTCGACGCGCAGCGGTTCTCGGCGATCACCCGGCGCGATCGGCTCGATGACGTGCTCGCCGGGCTGGCCGCCGCGGCGGCCGCCGGCCTGCGGCCAGTGAAGGTCAACGCCGTGCTGGACCCGCAATCGGGTCTGGCCGACGCCGTCGAGCTGCTCACGTACTGCCTCAGGTTCGGCTACCAGCTGCGGATCATCGAGCAGATGCCACTCGACGCGGGCCACAGCTGGCAGCGCGATGCCACGCTGAGCGCCGACCAGATCTACGCAGCGTTGGCGGCCCGGTTCACCCTGACCCTCGATCCCGCACCGCGTGGCTCGGCGCCGGCGCAGCTGTGGCGGGTCGGCGGCGGCGAGGCGACCGTCGGCATCATCGCGTCGGTGTCTCACGCGTTCTGCTCGGCCTGTGACCGCACCCGGTTGACCGCGGACGGGCAGGTCCGCAGTTGCCTGTTCGCCACCGAGGAGACCGATCTTCGCGCACTGCTGCGGGGCGGCGCCGACGATGACGCGCTCGAGTCGGCCTGGCGCGCGGCGATGTGGCGCAAGGCTGCCGGCCACGGCATCAACGACCCCGGGTTCGTTCAGCCGCAGCGGCCGATGAGCGCGATCGGCGGCTGA
- a CDS encoding MoaD/ThiS family protein → MAGVSEVSRPVEVTVRFFAAARAAAGTESDQLALPSGATVADVINELCCRSDDLARVLQRCSYLCDGVAVRNKAAGLRSGQTVDVLPPFAGG, encoded by the coding sequence GTGGCTGGTGTATCCGAGGTTTCGCGGCCGGTCGAGGTGACCGTTCGCTTCTTTGCGGCGGCCAGGGCGGCGGCTGGCACGGAAAGCGACCAACTCGCCCTGCCATCGGGCGCGACGGTGGCCGATGTGATCAACGAACTCTGTTGCCGCAGTGACGACTTAGCACGCGTGTTGCAGCGGTGCTCCTATCTGTGCGACGGCGTGGCAGTCCGAAATAAGGCCGCCGGACTGCGATCCGGGCAGACAGTCGACGTCCTACCCCCATTCGCGGGCGGATGA